A window from Streptomyces sp. NBC_00335 encodes these proteins:
- a CDS encoding alpha/beta hydrolase family protein gives MTDPAVERDAAEAASAFSHPPVAPDATAAYGEHPDQIVDFYAPRGERAQPGAARSAPLVVVLHGGAWRAPYDRQHITPFADFLARRGFAVANVEYRRGSSVPHQDAEGPVAGRWPETFDDVAAALDALPGLAAASLPEADPRRTVLTGHSAGGHLALWAAARHVLPYDAQAGWRLPSPPLLRGVVALAPIADFTVAEELGVCGGASAQLLGGMAGFAARRPYADPAALLPTGIATAVVQGRSDIVVPEAVSEAYVAAAALAGEMVGLTLLDGVGHFPLIDPAADACAVVAEEISQLAW, from the coding sequence ATGACGGACCCCGCAGTCGAACGGGACGCCGCCGAGGCCGCCTCGGCCTTCTCCCATCCGCCCGTAGCCCCCGACGCGACGGCCGCCTACGGTGAACACCCCGACCAGATCGTCGACTTCTACGCCCCGCGCGGGGAGCGGGCGCAGCCGGGTGCCGCGCGCTCCGCTCCGCTGGTCGTCGTCCTGCACGGCGGGGCCTGGCGCGCCCCGTACGACCGGCAGCACATCACCCCCTTCGCGGACTTCCTGGCCCGCCGGGGTTTCGCCGTCGCCAACGTCGAGTACCGGCGGGGGAGTTCGGTGCCGCATCAGGATGCCGAGGGCCCCGTGGCAGGTCGCTGGCCCGAGACCTTCGACGACGTGGCCGCCGCCCTCGACGCCCTGCCCGGTCTGGCCGCCGCCAGCCTGCCGGAGGCCGACCCGCGCCGCACGGTGCTGACCGGCCACTCCGCCGGGGGCCACCTCGCGCTGTGGGCCGCGGCCCGCCACGTGCTCCCGTACGACGCCCAGGCCGGCTGGAGGCTGCCTTCGCCGCCGCTGCTGCGCGGCGTGGTGGCGCTGGCCCCGATCGCGGACTTCACGGTGGCGGAGGAGCTCGGGGTGTGCGGGGGCGCCTCGGCGCAACTCCTGGGCGGGATGGCCGGCTTCGCCGCCCGCCGTCCGTACGCCGACCCGGCGGCGCTGCTCCCGACGGGCATCGCGACGGCGGTGGTCCAGGGGCGGAGCGACATCGTGGTCCCGGAGGCGGTGTCCGAGGCCTACGTGGCGGCGGCCGCGCTGGCGGGGGAGATGGTGGGGCTGACCCTGCTGGACGGGGTGGGTCACTTCCCGCTCATCGACCCGGCGGCGGACGCGTGCGCGGTGGTGGCGGAGGAGATCTCGCAGCTGGCCTGGTAG
- the kynU gene encoding kynureninase has product MSESHVDPNADLAANADLAARAEALDAADPLGKLRDRFALPEGVVYLDGNSLGALPAGVAARLAEVVTEQWGTRLIRSWTEGEANWWNAPERIGDRIAPLVGAAAGQVVVGDSTSVNLFKALVGAARLAAPGRTELLVDAATFPTDGYIAESAARMTGLRVVPVDPAAAAGAMGPDTAVVLLNHADYRTGRLHDLPGLTAAAHDAGALVVWDLCHTAGALPVGLDAHAVDLAVGCTYKYLNGGPGAPAYLYVATRHQSAFDSPLPGWNGHADPFAMTPSYEAAQGVARARVGTPDILSMLALEAALDAWDGVAVEDVRAKSLALTDFFLDCVAAYVPAGKVELVTPTEHERRASQVSLRTENADGVMRELISRGVIGDFRAPDVLRFGFTPLYVGFADAERAARALGHIFG; this is encoded by the coding sequence ATGTCTGAGTCGCACGTGGACCCGAACGCCGACCTGGCGGCGAACGCCGACCTGGCGGCCCGCGCCGAAGCCCTGGACGCGGCCGACCCCCTCGGCAAGCTCCGCGACCGCTTCGCCCTCCCCGAGGGCGTGGTCTACCTCGACGGCAACAGCCTCGGCGCGCTCCCCGCAGGGGTGGCCGCCCGGCTCGCCGAGGTCGTCACGGAGCAGTGGGGCACCCGCCTGATCCGCTCCTGGACCGAGGGCGAAGCCAATTGGTGGAACGCCCCCGAGCGCATCGGCGACCGGATAGCCCCGCTGGTCGGCGCCGCCGCCGGCCAGGTGGTCGTCGGCGACTCCACCAGCGTCAACCTCTTCAAGGCCCTGGTCGGCGCCGCCCGGCTGGCCGCGCCCGGCCGGACCGAGCTGCTCGTGGACGCCGCCACCTTCCCCACCGACGGCTACATCGCCGAATCGGCGGCCCGGATGACGGGCCTGCGCGTCGTCCCGGTCGACCCGGCCGCCGCCGCGGGGGCGATGGGCCCGGACACCGCCGTGGTCCTCCTCAACCACGCCGACTACCGCACCGGCCGCCTGCACGACCTGCCCGGCCTCACCGCGGCCGCGCACGACGCGGGGGCGCTCGTCGTCTGGGACCTGTGCCACACGGCCGGGGCCCTGCCCGTCGGGCTCGACGCGCACGCGGTGGACCTCGCGGTCGGCTGTACGTACAAGTACCTCAACGGCGGCCCCGGCGCCCCCGCGTACCTGTACGTCGCCACCCGCCACCAGTCCGCCTTCGACTCCCCGCTGCCGGGCTGGAACGGTCACGCGGACCCGTTCGCGATGACCCCCTCCTACGAGGCGGCGCAGGGCGTGGCACGGGCCCGCGTCGGCACGCCGGACATCCTGTCCATGCTCGCGCTGGAGGCCGCCCTGGACGCCTGGGACGGGGTCGCGGTCGAGGACGTCCGGGCGAAGTCCCTCGCGCTGACCGACTTCTTCCTCGACTGCGTGGCGGCGTACGTCCCGGCGGGCAAGGTCGAGCTGGTCACCCCCACGGAGCACGAACGGCGCGCCAGCCAGGTGTCGCTGCGCACCGAGAACGCGGACGGGGTCATGCGCGAGCTCATCTCGCGGGGGGTGATCGGGGACTTCCGCGCTCCCGATGTCCTGCGGTTCGGATTCACCCCGCTGTACGTCGGCTTCGCGGACGCGGAGCGTGCGGCGCGCGCACTGGGTCACATTTTCGGGTGA
- a CDS encoding tryptophan 2,3-dioxygenase family protein, translating into MSHALDASGDGGSDTPNLDFAGTTPYEDYVQADVLTHLQHLRSDDPGEMVFLVTTQVMELWFTVIVHEWETAAKALREDQLPVAMDALKRSLRELEALNASWRPLAQLTPGQFNAYRAALGEGSGFQSAMYRRMEFLLGDKAASMLVPHRGAPRVHAELEKALQEPSLYDEVLRLLARRGLPVPQSVLDRDLSRRYEPSPEVEAVWTALYAAPDAHPDLHRLGEVLTDVAELVWRWRNDHLVATRRAMGAKTGTGGSAGVTWLEKRAQKNVFPELWTARSHV; encoded by the coding sequence ATGTCGCACGCCCTTGATGCCTCCGGAGACGGCGGTTCGGACACCCCGAACCTCGACTTCGCCGGCACGACCCCCTACGAGGACTACGTCCAGGCGGACGTCCTCACCCACCTCCAGCACCTGCGCTCGGACGACCCGGGCGAGATGGTGTTCCTGGTCACCACCCAGGTCATGGAGCTGTGGTTCACGGTCATCGTCCACGAGTGGGAGACCGCCGCGAAGGCGCTCCGCGAGGACCAGCTCCCCGTCGCGATGGATGCGCTGAAACGATCCCTCCGCGAGCTGGAGGCCCTCAACGCCTCCTGGCGCCCCCTCGCCCAGCTGACCCCGGGCCAGTTCAACGCGTACCGCGCCGCCCTCGGCGAAGGCTCCGGCTTCCAGTCGGCGATGTACCGCCGGATGGAGTTCCTGCTCGGCGACAAGGCCGCCTCCATGCTGGTCCCGCACCGCGGCGCCCCGCGCGTCCACGCGGAGCTGGAGAAGGCCCTCCAGGAGCCCAGCCTCTACGACGAGGTGCTGCGCCTCCTCGCCCGCCGCGGCCTCCCGGTCCCGCAGTCCGTCCTGGACCGCGACCTCTCCCGGCGCTACGAGCCCTCGCCCGAGGTCGAAGCCGTCTGGACGGCGCTGTACGCGGCCCCGGACGCCCACCCGGACCTGCACCGCCTCGGCGAGGTCCTCACCGACGTCGCCGAGCTGGTCTGGCGCTGGCGCAACGACCACCTGGTCGCCACCCGGCGCGCGATGGGCGCGAAGACGGGCACGGGCGGCTCGGCCGGTGTGACCTGGCTGGAGAAGCGCGCCCAGAAGAACGTCTTCCCGGAGCTCTGGACGGCGCGCAGCCATGTCTGA
- a CDS encoding DUF3151 domain-containing protein, whose amino-acid sequence MSLHQNLLGGPAPTHLPDEPGIAAVAAGTPAVEVAAAHPTSSLAWALLADEAFAAGRTVESYAYARTGYHRGLDALRRAGWKGHGPVPWEHEPNRGFLRALNALARAAGAIDEKEEYERCSTFLRDSSETAADVLAV is encoded by the coding sequence ATGTCTCTTCACCAGAACCTCCTCGGGGGCCCCGCCCCCACCCACCTCCCCGACGAGCCGGGCATCGCGGCCGTCGCCGCGGGCACCCCCGCCGTCGAGGTGGCCGCCGCGCACCCGACCTCCTCCCTCGCCTGGGCGCTCCTCGCCGACGAGGCCTTCGCGGCCGGCCGCACGGTCGAGTCGTACGCGTACGCCCGTACGGGCTACCACCGCGGCCTGGACGCGCTGCGCCGCGCCGGCTGGAAGGGCCACGGCCCGGTGCCGTGGGAGCACGAGCCGAACCGCGGCTTCCTGCGCGCCCTGAACGCCCTGGCCCGCGCGGCCGGCGCGATCGACGAGAAGGAGGAGTACGAGCGCTGCTCGACCTTCCTGCGCGACTCCTCCGAGACGGCCGCGGACGTCCTCGCCGTCTGA
- the fbaA gene encoding class II fructose-bisphosphate aldolase, which yields MPIATPEVYNEMLDRAKAGKFAYPAINVTSTQTLHAALRGFAEAESDGIIQISTGGAEFLGGQYNKDMVTGAAALAEFAHIVAAKYDITVALHTDHCPKDKLDTYVRPLIEISAERVARGLNPLFQSHMWDGSAETLADNLAIGQELLAKAAAAKIILEVEITPTGGEEDGVSHEINDELYTTVDDALRTAEALGLGEKGRYLLAASFGNVHGVYKPGNVVLRPELLKDLQAGVGEKYGKSSPFDFVFHGGSGSTAEEIATALENGVVKMNLDTDTQYAFTRPVVDHMFRNYDAVLKVDGEVGTKSKYDPRTWGKAAEAGMAARVTEACANLRSTGTKLK from the coding sequence ATGCCCATCGCAACCCCCGAGGTCTACAACGAGATGCTCGACCGGGCGAAGGCAGGCAAGTTTGCCTACCCGGCGATCAACGTGACCTCGACCCAGACCCTGCACGCTGCACTGCGCGGCTTCGCGGAGGCCGAGAGCGACGGCATCATCCAGATCTCCACCGGTGGTGCGGAGTTCCTGGGTGGCCAGTACAACAAGGACATGGTCACCGGCGCCGCCGCCCTGGCCGAGTTCGCGCACATCGTGGCCGCCAAGTACGACATCACCGTCGCGCTGCACACGGACCACTGCCCCAAGGACAAGCTGGACACCTACGTCCGCCCGCTGATCGAGATCTCGGCCGAGCGCGTGGCCCGCGGCCTCAACCCGCTCTTCCAGTCGCACATGTGGGACGGCTCCGCCGAGACCCTGGCCGACAACCTGGCCATCGGCCAGGAGCTGCTCGCCAAGGCCGCCGCCGCGAAGATCATCCTCGAGGTCGAGATCACCCCGACCGGTGGCGAGGAAGACGGCGTCAGCCACGAGATCAACGACGAGCTGTACACCACCGTCGACGACGCGCTGCGCACCGCCGAGGCCCTGGGCCTGGGCGAGAAGGGCCGCTACCTGCTGGCCGCCTCCTTCGGCAACGTGCACGGCGTCTACAAGCCGGGCAACGTCGTCCTGCGCCCCGAGCTCCTCAAGGACCTCCAGGCCGGCGTCGGCGAGAAGTACGGCAAGTCCTCCCCGTTCGACTTCGTCTTCCACGGCGGCTCGGGCTCCACGGCCGAGGAGATCGCCACCGCGCTGGAGAACGGCGTCGTGAAGATGAACCTCGACACCGACACCCAGTACGCCTTCACCCGCCCGGTCGTGGACCACATGTTCCGCAACTACGACGCGGTCCTGAAGGTCGACGGCGAGGTCGGCACCAAGTCGAAGTACGACCCCCGCACGTGGGGCAAGGCCGCCGAGGCCGGCATGGCCGCGCGCGTCACCGAGGCCTGCGCGAACCTGCGCTCCACGGGCACCAAGCTCAAGTAG
- the pyrE gene encoding orotate phosphoribosyltransferase, giving the protein MSDVNEVMAVATRDALLQQIKDKAVVHGKVILSSGREADYYIDLRRITLDGEAAPLVGQVMLDLTADLEFDCVGGLTLGADPVATSMLHASAARGARLDAFVVRKAQKAHGMQRRIEGTDVKGKRCLVVEDTSTTGGSPLTAVEAVREAGGEVVAVATIVDRGAADAIAAAGLPYLTGYQLDDLGLS; this is encoded by the coding sequence ATGAGTGACGTCAACGAAGTAATGGCGGTAGCCACACGCGATGCGCTTCTGCAGCAGATCAAGGACAAGGCCGTCGTGCACGGCAAGGTGATCCTCTCCTCCGGCCGCGAGGCCGACTACTACATCGACCTCCGCCGCATCACCCTGGACGGCGAGGCCGCCCCGCTGGTCGGCCAGGTCATGCTCGACCTCACCGCCGACCTGGAGTTCGACTGCGTCGGCGGCCTGACGCTGGGCGCCGACCCGGTTGCCACCTCGATGCTGCACGCCTCCGCCGCGCGCGGCGCGCGCCTGGACGCCTTCGTCGTCCGCAAGGCGCAGAAGGCGCACGGCATGCAGCGCCGCATCGAGGGCACCGACGTGAAGGGCAAGCGCTGCCTGGTGGTCGAGGACACCTCGACCACCGGCGGTTCCCCGCTGACCGCCGTCGAGGCGGTCCGCGAGGCGGGCGGCGAGGTCGTGGCCGTCGCGACGATCGTCGACCGCGGCGCGGCCGACGCCATCGCGGCCGCGGGGCTGCCTTACCTCACCGGCTATCAGCTGGACGACCTCGGTTTGTCCTAA
- a CDS encoding aldose epimerase family protein, giving the protein MSTQLRAGGAEVTIDQQNGCRISSLRIDGTELLRQGDHYGSFPMVPWCGRTRDGQFQDGATLHQLPLNHPPHAIHGFGRDAAWRPARATATEAAFTYPLADPWPYEGLVTQIFELGENALTLTMGIETYGDSFPAQAGWHPWFLRNLAGGGADVRIDFEAAWQEERGADHLPTGNRIDPKPGPWDDCFGMPYGVDVTLTWPDALELKVTSRSEWVVVYDEEPEAVCVEPQSGPPNGLNSLPQLVTPVDPLEISTTWTWRRLG; this is encoded by the coding sequence ATGAGTACGCAACTGCGCGCCGGCGGCGCCGAGGTGACCATCGACCAGCAGAACGGCTGCCGGATCAGCAGTCTGCGCATCGACGGGACGGAGCTGCTGCGGCAGGGGGACCACTACGGGTCCTTCCCCATGGTCCCGTGGTGCGGCCGGACCAGGGACGGGCAGTTCCAGGACGGCGCGACCCTGCACCAGCTGCCGCTGAACCACCCGCCGCACGCCATCCACGGCTTCGGCCGCGACGCCGCCTGGCGCCCCGCCCGGGCCACCGCCACCGAGGCCGCCTTCACGTACCCGCTCGCCGACCCGTGGCCGTACGAGGGCCTGGTCACCCAGATCTTCGAGCTCGGCGAGAACGCGCTGACCCTGACGATGGGCATCGAGACCTACGGTGACTCCTTCCCGGCGCAGGCCGGCTGGCACCCCTGGTTCCTGCGCAACCTCGCCGGCGGCGGGGCCGACGTACGCATCGACTTCGAGGCCGCCTGGCAGGAGGAGCGCGGCGCCGACCACCTCCCCACCGGCAACCGCATCGACCCCAAGCCCGGCCCCTGGGACGACTGCTTCGGCATGCCGTACGGGGTCGACGTCACCCTCACGTGGCCCGACGCCCTGGAGCTGAAGGTCACCAGCCGCTCCGAATGGGTGGTCGTCTACGACGAGGAGCCCGAGGCCGTCTGCGTGGAACCGCAGTCGGGCCCGCCGAACGGACTGAACAGCCTCCCCCAGTTGGTCACCCCCGTGGACCCGCTGGAGATCTCCACGACGTGGACGTGGCGGCGGCTCGGGTAG
- a CDS encoding CoxG family protein gives MEHQVFVPVPSADVRAVLRDPARLARCVPGLQQDADTEAGPLSGRLRVRVGGHTVTYRGTLAVTEQDPDHFTLAGEGTEVRGSGTVKLSLVLRLTEADGGTRLEFTAESAADGRAAAFAPDAAATAAHRLLDRAAGHLAALAVDGTAGAGEAAVDTAADSDVHADVDSDSDAGSGSGSDSGADSDHEDPGPGFTEVTASVFDTDVPPPSLDPFLEGTFEGMADLGDLGGPPRPPAEAAHARRTMIGRSAEEVDHAPPRGRYAPVPAPTSASANANLRWIAPAAAVAVASAVLLGRALRRRR, from the coding sequence ATGGAGCATCAGGTGTTCGTACCGGTCCCCTCCGCCGACGTCCGCGCCGTGCTGCGCGACCCCGCCCGGCTGGCGCGATGCGTGCCGGGGCTCCAGCAGGACGCCGATACCGAGGCCGGGCCGCTGTCCGGCCGGCTGAGGGTGCGGGTCGGCGGGCACACCGTCACCTACCGCGGCACCCTCGCCGTCACCGAGCAGGACCCGGACCACTTCACCCTCGCGGGCGAGGGCACCGAGGTGCGGGGGAGCGGGACCGTGAAGCTCTCCCTCGTGCTGCGCCTGACCGAGGCGGACGGCGGCACCCGGCTGGAGTTCACCGCAGAGTCCGCCGCCGACGGCCGCGCCGCAGCCTTCGCCCCCGACGCGGCCGCCACGGCCGCGCACCGCCTCCTGGACCGCGCCGCCGGGCACCTCGCGGCCCTCGCGGTCGACGGCACCGCCGGGGCGGGCGAAGCAGCGGTGGACACCGCCGCCGACTCCGACGTGCACGCCGACGTCGACTCTGACTCTGATGCTGGCTCTGGCTCTGGCTCTGACTCTGGTGCTGACTCGGACCACGAGGACCCCGGCCCCGGGTTCACCGAGGTCACCGCGTCCGTGTTCGACACCGACGTCCCGCCCCCGTCCCTGGACCCGTTCCTGGAGGGCACCTTCGAAGGCATGGCCGACCTCGGGGACCTCGGCGGCCCCCCGCGTCCGCCGGCCGAGGCCGCGCACGCCCGCCGCACGATGATCGGCCGCAGCGCGGAGGAGGTCGACCACGCGCCCCCGCGCGGCCGCTACGCCCCGGTCCCGGCCCCGACCTCCGCCTCCGCGAACGCCAACCTCCGCTGGATCGCCCCGGCCGCGGCCGTGGCCGTGGCCTCGGCGGTCCTCCTGGGCCGCGCCCTGCGCCGCCGACGCTGA
- a CDS encoding polyamine aminopropyltransferase gives MIDRSAPRGVLSAPEPRGVARVPAALPVRPRTGRLLVLATVFVCAACGLVYELELLALGSYLIGDSVTQASVVLSVMVFAMGVGSLLAKALRARPAFGFALVEAGLALLGGLSAIALYASFAWLGESRPALVAFSFAIGVLIGAEIPLLMVLIQRIRRQDAGGAVADLFAADYVGALVGGLAFPFLLLPVLGQLTGAMFTGTVNVIAGGGLVLWLFRRDLSRRARWLLVAVNVTVLTVLGCATVLADDFERVARRAVYGGEVRVAVQTGVQELVLTGPPNGSPRSLDLFLDGRLRVSGYDEYRYHEALVHPAMTGPHTRVLVLGGGDGLAAREVLRYRDVASVTVVELDPGVVRLARTDPMLSALNGRAYEDPRLGVVTEDAFRWLRAPASRARFDVIVSDLPDPGITPSTKLYSQEFYGLAARALRPGGRLAVHAGPPGTRPRTYWTVEATLRAAGLRTAPYSAGGRLSGFAAGPDRVLGAGSASAAAAKLPQDWGFVLAAREGVPRLRVDRETPVLRSLSTQSLADAARDTESTRVAGLPPSTLPHPRYS, from the coding sequence ATGATCGACCGTTCCGCCCCGCGCGGGGTGCTTTCGGCTCCGGAGCCGCGCGGTGTGGCCCGCGTCCCGGCCGCCCTGCCCGTACGGCCCAGGACCGGCCGACTCCTCGTCCTGGCCACCGTGTTCGTCTGCGCCGCCTGCGGGCTCGTATACGAGCTGGAGCTGCTCGCCCTCGGCTCGTACCTCATCGGCGACTCCGTCACCCAGGCGTCGGTCGTGCTGTCCGTCATGGTCTTCGCCATGGGCGTCGGATCCCTGCTCGCCAAGGCCCTGCGCGCCCGCCCCGCCTTCGGCTTCGCCCTCGTCGAAGCGGGCCTCGCCCTGCTCGGCGGGCTCTCCGCCATAGCGCTCTACGCCAGCTTCGCCTGGCTGGGGGAGTCCCGGCCCGCCCTCGTCGCCTTCTCCTTCGCCATCGGCGTCCTGATCGGCGCCGAGATCCCGCTCCTGATGGTCCTCATCCAGCGCATCCGCAGACAGGACGCGGGCGGCGCCGTCGCCGACCTGTTCGCCGCCGACTACGTCGGCGCCCTCGTCGGCGGCCTCGCCTTCCCCTTCCTGCTGCTGCCCGTCCTCGGACAGCTCACCGGCGCCATGTTCACCGGCACCGTCAACGTCATCGCCGGCGGCGGCCTCGTCCTGTGGCTGTTCCGCCGGGACCTGAGCCGACGCGCCCGCTGGCTGCTCGTCGCCGTCAACGTCACCGTCCTCACCGTCCTGGGCTGCGCCACGGTCCTCGCCGACGACTTCGAACGCGTCGCCCGCCGCGCCGTCTACGGCGGCGAGGTCCGCGTCGCCGTCCAGACCGGAGTCCAGGAACTCGTCCTCACCGGTCCCCCGAACGGCTCACCGCGCTCCCTCGACCTCTTCCTCGACGGCCGCCTGCGGGTCAGCGGCTACGACGAGTACCGCTACCACGAGGCCCTCGTGCACCCCGCGATGACCGGCCCGCACACCCGCGTCCTGGTCCTCGGCGGCGGAGACGGCCTCGCCGCCCGCGAGGTGCTGCGCTACCGCGACGTCGCCTCCGTCACCGTCGTCGAACTCGACCCCGGAGTCGTGCGGCTCGCCCGGACCGACCCGATGCTCTCCGCGCTGAACGGGCGGGCGTACGAGGACCCGCGCCTCGGCGTCGTCACCGAGGACGCCTTCCGCTGGCTGCGCGCACCCGCCTCCCGGGCCCGCTTCGACGTCATCGTCTCCGACCTGCCCGACCCCGGGATCACCCCCAGCACGAAGCTGTACTCGCAGGAGTTCTACGGGCTCGCCGCGCGGGCCCTGCGCCCCGGCGGGCGGCTCGCCGTCCACGCGGGGCCGCCCGGCACCAGGCCCCGTACCTACTGGACCGTCGAGGCCACCCTGCGCGCGGCCGGCCTGCGCACCGCCCCCTACAGCGCGGGCGGCCGCCTCTCGGGCTTCGCCGCCGGCCCCGACCGGGTGCTCGGCGCGGGCTCCGCGTCCGCCGCCGCCGCGAAGCTCCCGCAGGACTGGGGCTTCGTCCTGGCGGCCCGCGAGGGCGTGCCCCGGCTGCGGGTGGACCGGGAGACGCCCGTCCTGCGGTCCCTGTCCACGCAGTCCCTGGCCGACGCGGCCCGGGACACGGAGAGCACCCGGGTGGCGGGCCTCCCGCCGTCGACGCTGCCGCACCCGAGGTACTCGTAG